One part of the candidate division KSB1 bacterium genome encodes these proteins:
- a CDS encoding TolC family protein — protein MFRTKHHHLFLNLICLIHSMVFSIPIFAQSDDAPNDMKGENEATYFPALTGTAVSEQQVIELALKNSRKLQSLVTNVAIANYRLRSSGSMRNPELRISEVSTRYYTQEFDELRLGLRFRLPQLGELGEEKQEARVDLWDRKVEEVRYRQELIARVRKDYADVLMYDQLAEIARQRVAKADERIQIIEKLVELGRRSVVYFTKAKMWHAESKNDLALALQNQGLARRKLSKRTGLPENLPIVYHELPEVTQDVDELIKLAIAHRPEIDLVQQRIELANKQQKLEYLKLIPWFNFIELSYHAEKERREDWGEFMAGINLPLFNWNIGNIQATHLAVKKKTDESDAIRESVAEEVRSAYNIYKDLLLDWKNFSASGAELIANATKLVTEARQHETLMPDEVVEMEWTIFDTQRLLAEKRREVAHALADLYFAIGIEGYEQLIR, from the coding sequence ATGTTCAGAACAAAGCATCACCACCTTTTTTTAAATTTGATCTGCCTGATCCATTCGATGGTCTTTTCCATCCCGATTTTTGCTCAATCGGACGACGCTCCGAATGATATGAAAGGGGAGAATGAAGCCACTTATTTTCCTGCGTTAACTGGCACTGCGGTTTCGGAGCAGCAGGTGATCGAATTGGCTTTGAAAAATAGCCGAAAGCTCCAATCATTGGTCACGAATGTCGCCATTGCTAATTATCGGCTTCGATCCAGCGGCTCGATGCGGAATCCCGAGCTACGCATCAGCGAAGTTTCAACTCGCTATTACACCCAGGAATTCGATGAGCTGCGACTTGGCTTGCGCTTTCGTTTGCCGCAGTTGGGTGAACTCGGTGAAGAAAAACAAGAGGCACGAGTCGATCTTTGGGATCGAAAAGTCGAGGAGGTTCGGTATCGCCAGGAGCTTATCGCTAGGGTTCGCAAGGATTATGCCGATGTGTTGATGTACGACCAATTGGCGGAGATCGCTCGGCAACGGGTAGCTAAGGCGGACGAAAGAATTCAGATCATCGAAAAACTGGTGGAATTAGGCCGTCGTTCTGTCGTTTATTTTACCAAGGCCAAAATGTGGCATGCGGAATCGAAAAACGATCTGGCACTGGCATTGCAAAACCAGGGCCTGGCTCGTCGAAAGCTATCGAAACGGACTGGTCTACCCGAAAATTTGCCGATTGTTTATCATGAGCTGCCAGAGGTGACCCAGGATGTGGATGAGCTGATCAAACTGGCGATCGCTCATCGCCCCGAAATCGACCTGGTGCAACAGCGGATCGAATTGGCCAATAAACAACAAAAGCTGGAATATCTGAAATTGATCCCTTGGTTCAACTTTATCGAGCTGTCGTATCATGCGGAAAAGGAGCGCCGTGAGGATTGGGGTGAGTTCATGGCGGGCATCAATCTGCCGCTGTTCAATTGGAATATCGGAAATATTCAGGCGACGCATCTGGCGGTGAAAAAGAAGACCGATGAATCCGATGCCATCAGAGAATCCGTCGCCGAAGAGGTGCGATCTGCTTACAACATTTACAAAGATCTGCTATTGGATTGGAAAAATTTCAGTGCCAGTGGGGCCGAGCTGATTGCCAATGCTACCAAACTGGTCACCGAAGCCCGACAACATGAAACCCTGATGCCTGATGAAGTGGTGGAGATGGAATGGACCATTTTTGATACGCAGCGATTACTGGCCGAAAAAAGAAGGGAAGTAGCTCATGCCTTGGCGGATCTGTACTTTGCCATTGGGATCGAGGGATACGAACAATTGATACGATGA
- a CDS encoding polyphosphate polymerase domain-containing protein — protein MMSKELSEIKRYELKYTITEELAAQIREHIKHICTYDIHVPPGEQGYIVNNLYFDTPDLRFYYDTKFRKLTRYKPRARFYGEKATDLIWPEIKYRNASVIWKRRYCIPVTEWPNLFHPGLADERKPMVKPHLDTFDDLIYWYGAQPVLHVRYFREPYVTELEEYGRVTFDRQLCCRPTHGSFDLNYDEQEMIYYDDPMNARSADSPVILEIKVETLIPIWAIELIRKFNLQQRGFSKYCYGIESIFGVSGGGRTSIFD, from the coding sequence ATGATGTCAAAAGAACTGAGTGAAATAAAACGCTACGAATTGAAATACACCATCACCGAAGAGTTGGCAGCTCAAATTCGAGAACATATCAAGCATATTTGCACCTACGATATCCATGTTCCGCCAGGAGAACAGGGTTACATTGTCAATAATTTGTATTTTGATACGCCTGATCTGAGATTTTATTATGATACCAAATTCCGCAAACTGACTCGCTATAAGCCCCGAGCCCGTTTTTACGGCGAAAAAGCCACCGACCTCATCTGGCCTGAGATCAAATATCGCAATGCCAGTGTGATCTGGAAGCGGCGCTATTGCATTCCAGTGACGGAATGGCCCAACTTGTTCCATCCAGGTTTGGCAGATGAGCGCAAACCCATGGTCAAACCGCATTTGGATACTTTCGATGATCTGATTTACTGGTACGGCGCTCAGCCTGTGTTGCATGTCCGTTACTTTCGGGAACCTTACGTGACTGAATTGGAAGAATATGGCCGTGTTACCTTTGACCGCCAATTGTGCTGCCGTCCTACCCATGGTTCATTCGATTTGAATTACGATGAGCAGGAGATGATCTACTATGATGATCCCATGAATGCCCGAAGCGCTGATTCGCCCGTGATCCTGGAAATCAAAGTCGAAACCTTGATCCCGATCTGGGCCATCGAGCTGATCCGCAAATTCAATCTCCAGCAACGGGGATTTTCGAAATATTGTTATGGCATTGAGAGCATCTTTGGAGTTAGCGGAGGGGGAAGGACTTCAATTTTCGATTAA